One window from the genome of Diabrotica virgifera virgifera chromosome 6, PGI_DIABVI_V3a encodes:
- the LOC114349460 gene encoding protein phosphatase 1 regulatory subunit 21 — protein MEKETDIESKYQRLAAEYSKIRSQATVLKKAVLDEQAKTAGLQDQVRNHEQTVRKRDQEIESLTFRNDQLTKRIVVLQQELQTSNSSKKNKNKTTESIPNVDISVLNDELQKKILENAQLFNSIAEKDSEILECREKLKNLDELITNLQTELTNKEKVHNQDEEKYRKQLQELEKNVRKLSLHNAENKRSSDSSEESAKHWQSEAERWKAECDLLKSKPQSSDKLTNFFESQISEILESNALLKSETQTVWAENLALTARLENVTLEHKKLKSSLELSYEELMTTNNNYKTQLDAMTEHLAAQNEKITKQCDEIQFLKHKLSSKK, from the exons ATGGAAAAGGAAACAGACATCGAGTCAAAATATCAAAGACTTGCGGCTGAATATTCTAAG ATACGATCTCAAGCAACCGTTCTCAAAAAAGCGGTCTTAGATGAACAAGCGAAGACCGCAGGGCTTCAAGATCAAGTCAGAAATCACGAACAAACGGTCAGGAAGCGGGATCAAGAAATCGAAAGCCTTACTTTCCGAAATGATCAGCTGACAAAGAGAATTGTGGTGCTTCAGCAAGAGCTGCAAACTAGTAATAGTAGCAAGAAAAATAAGAACAAAACCACCGAGAGTATACCCAACGTTGATATCAGCGTATTAAATGACGAATTACAAAAGAAAATTCTCGAAAATGCTCAATTATTCAATTCG ATAGCTGAGAAAGATTCTGAAATCTTAGAATGTAGAGAAAAACTAAAGAATTTAGATGAATTAATCACAAATCTCCAAACTGAATTAACTAATAAAGAAAAAGTGCATAACCAAGACGAAgaaaagtatagaaaacaattGCAGGAGTTAGAAAAAAATGTTAGGAAACTATCTCTTCATAATGCTGAAAACAAAAGGTCTTCAGATAGTTCTGAGGAGAGT GCTAAACACTGGCAGAGCGAGGCAGAAAGGTGGAAAGCAGAATGTGATTTATTAAAATCAAAGCCCCAATCAAGTGACAAACTCACAAACTTCTTTGAGTCCCAGATAAGTGAAATTTTAGAATCAAATGCTCTTCTCAAATCTGAAACCCAAACAGTATGGGCAGAAAACCTAGCATTAACAGCTAGGTTAGAAAATGTAACCCTTGAACACAAAAAGCTCAAAAGTAGCTTAGAACTTAGTTACGAGGAGTTGATGACTACAAATAACAATTACAAAACTCAATTGGATGCTATGACTGAACACTTAGCAGCCCAAAATGAGAAAATTACCAAACAGTGTGATGAGATTCAGTTTTTGAAACATAAATTGTCGTCAAAAAAATAG